CCGTGCGGGCCGCGATGACCCAGTTGACGTCGTCGGCCAGGGCGCCGGCCACGGAACCGGCGAGGAAGATCCCGAGCCCCACGACGAGCATCCGGCGTCGTCCGAAACGGTCGCCGAGCAGTCCCGCCGGGAGCATCAGCGCGGCGAAGACGATCACGTACGCGTCCGCCATCCACTGCTGCTGGCCGGTGGTGGCGCCGAGTTCGCCCGCCATCGTCGGCAGGGCCACGTTGAGGATCGTGGTGTCGAAGCCGAGCGTGAGCATGCTCGCGACCAAGGCCCCGAGGGCCCACCAGCGGCGCGGATCGCGCCGCACGCCATTGTCTTGAGTGACAGTAACCATGAAATGAGAGTAGCTGTCAAAAGGTGGCCAGTGTCAATAGGAATGTACTGTCAGGGCATACAAAAATGGCCACGGCTCGGAAGCCGCGGCCATTCAAGGAGGAAGGGGGGTGTGTTACCCGTGCTGGTAGGCCACCAGTGAGATGCCCACGTAGTGCACGACGAACGCCGCCAGGGTGAGGGAGTGGAAGACCTCGTGGAAGCCGAACCAGCGAGGTGAGGGGTTGGGGCGCTTGAGCCCGTAGATCACACCGCCCGCGCTGTAGAGCAGTCCGCCGACGATCACCAGGACCAGCACGGCGATGCCGCCCGTGCGCATGAAGTCCGGCAGGAAGAAGACGGCCGCCCAGCCCATCGCTATGTAGCAGGGGGTGTAGAGCCAGCGCGGGGCGCCGACCCAGAACACCCGGAAGATGATCCCGGCCGCCGCGGCGGCCCAGATGCTCCACAGGAGCCACTGCCCCTTGGCGCCGGGGAGCAGCAGCATCGTCAGCGGTGTGTACGTGCCGGCGATGATCAGGAAGATGTTGGCGTGGTCGAGTCTGCGCAGCACGCCGTCCATCCGCGGGCTCCAGTTGCCGCGGTGGTAGAGCGCGCTCACTCCGAACAGGAGGCAGGCCGTCAGAACGAAGATCCCGCAGGCGATGCGGGCCCGGGTGGAACTGGCCAGAGCGGTGAGGACCAGACCGGAGATCAGGACGGCCGGGAACATGCCGAGGTGCAGCCAGCCGCGGAGCTTGGGCTTGACCGGATGCGACGGGGAGAGCGCTGCGGGACTGTGGCCTGCGGCCGGCGAGTCCGTGGGCGCGTCGGGGACGGGCGCAGTCATAGGCGGAATCCTACCTACGGAACCGTAAGTTACGTGTCAGTACGACGCACTGAACAGCCAGGAGTGGCCATGTTCTCACGAGCGTGGCGCAATGCGGCGTCCATGCAAAAGAACCTTCAGCTGAACCCAACGTGTACGCAAAGAATCGCGGATACACGTGGCGATGGTCACTCCGCTCACGTGTGAGGCCCTCTGGACATATGGGCGAACCCGTCGGATGATCAAATGAGTGCGGTCGGCACCGGATGAGCGCCATGGGAATCCACACCCCCGAAGCATCCGGGTCGCAGCCCCCACGGGGCCTCAACAAAAAACCCCTCATCTAGGAGCAATCGTGGCGCGCGACATCGCGGCTCCCTCCACCGTCCCCACCCAGCACAAGGAACTGATCTCGTGGGTCAACGAGATCGCAGAACTGACCCAGCCGGACAACGTGGTCTGGTGTGACGGATCCGAGGCCGAGTACGAGCGCCTGTGTGAGGAGCTCGTTCA
This portion of the Streptomyces mirabilis genome encodes:
- the trhA gene encoding PAQR family membrane homeostasis protein TrhA — encoded protein: MTAPVPDAPTDSPAAGHSPAALSPSHPVKPKLRGWLHLGMFPAVLISGLVLTALASSTRARIACGIFVLTACLLFGVSALYHRGNWSPRMDGVLRRLDHANIFLIIAGTYTPLTMLLLPGAKGQWLLWSIWAAAAAGIIFRVFWVGAPRWLYTPCYIAMGWAAVFFLPDFMRTGGIAVLVLVIVGGLLYSAGGVIYGLKRPNPSPRWFGFHEVFHSLTLAAFVVHYVGISLVAYQHG